The following coding sequences lie in one Peribacillus frigoritolerans genomic window:
- the yqfD gene encoding sporulation protein YqfD: MKNQWTNYYTGYVKVKAYGKGAERLINMLTRRGLHIWEVKRVGSESLIFHMDIRDIPKLRQVMRKSDCKVKFMQGKGFPFLLKRVMKNSGFLAGMIAFLLCIFVLSNMVWGIEVQDAKPATEHAIRKELDKMGVKIGKVQFFVDDVDTIQRKLSDRIGALTWVGVELKGTTYHFRVVEKRQPKEVEKTSPQNLVASKKAIITDMFVEKGQSIVNVNDYVGKGQLLVSGLIGKEDKQEIVSAQGVIKGKTWYKAKVEVPLKTKFSVFNGDETSRHFLKMGGFSLPVWGFKDPGYEKQEKETTMRPFHFLQWELPISYKQVTLRSKEDIVRSYTEKEAVEEGRKMAKAELKKHLDEEDEIVEEKILHESMENGKVKLSIHYQVIEDIAIGQPIIQGD, translated from the coding sequence ATGAAAAACCAATGGACAAACTATTATACAGGCTATGTAAAGGTGAAGGCTTATGGCAAAGGTGCAGAACGGCTGATCAATATGCTGACGAGAAGGGGGCTTCATATCTGGGAAGTGAAGCGTGTCGGAAGTGAATCCCTGATTTTCCATATGGATATCAGGGATATCCCAAAACTCCGTCAGGTCATGCGTAAGAGCGATTGTAAAGTAAAGTTCATGCAGGGAAAGGGTTTCCCTTTCCTATTGAAGAGAGTCATGAAAAACAGCGGGTTTTTAGCGGGGATGATCGCTTTCCTGCTTTGCATATTCGTACTTTCCAATATGGTATGGGGCATCGAGGTTCAAGATGCCAAACCGGCAACCGAGCATGCCATCCGGAAAGAATTGGACAAGATGGGCGTGAAAATCGGTAAAGTGCAATTCTTTGTTGATGATGTGGATACGATTCAGCGTAAGCTGTCGGACCGGATTGGTGCATTGACATGGGTAGGGGTAGAGCTGAAGGGAACGACTTACCATTTTCGGGTTGTAGAAAAACGGCAGCCTAAAGAGGTCGAGAAGACATCTCCACAGAATTTGGTAGCTTCTAAAAAAGCGATCATCACTGATATGTTCGTTGAAAAAGGACAATCTATTGTTAATGTGAATGATTATGTAGGAAAGGGACAGCTTCTTGTTTCAGGATTGATTGGAAAAGAGGATAAACAGGAAATTGTATCCGCACAGGGAGTAATAAAAGGGAAAACGTGGTATAAAGCGAAAGTGGAAGTTCCGTTAAAAACCAAGTTTTCTGTTTTTAACGGAGATGAAACGAGCAGGCACTTTTTAAAAATGGGGGGCTTTTCCCTTCCGGTATGGGGTTTCAAGGATCCGGGATATGAAAAACAGGAAAAAGAAACGACAATGAGGCCGTTTCACTTTCTTCAATGGGAACTGCCCATTTCCTATAAACAAGTGACGTTAAGGAGCAAGGAAGATATTGTACGAAGTTATACGGAGAAAGAAGCGGTGGAGGAAGGCAGGAAAATGGCTAAAGCTGAATTGAAAAAGCATTTAGACGAGGAAGATGAAATCGTCGAAGAAAAAATTTTGCACGAAAGCATGGAGAATGGTAAAGTTAAATTATCTATACATTACCAAGTTATTGAAGATATAGCGATTGGACAACCAATCATTCAAGGAGACTAA
- the yqfC gene encoding sporulation protein YqfC translates to MARNWGKKVKQLMTKTMDLPQDVMMDLPRITMIGQLHIYIENHRGLLAFTDSEVRLMLKNGQLLIKGNAFVIKTILPEEIMLEGKIDKVYFINE, encoded by the coding sequence ATGGCACGCAATTGGGGAAAAAAAGTGAAACAGCTTATGACCAAAACAATGGACCTTCCGCAAGATGTCATGATGGACCTGCCGCGAATTACAATGATTGGACAATTACATATTTATATTGAAAACCATCGTGGCTTATTGGCTTTTACAGACAGCGAAGTGCGATTGATGCTGAAAAATGGGCAGTTGCTGATAAAGGGAAATGCCTTTGTCATAAAGACGATTTTGCCGGAAGAAATCATGCTCGAAGGCAAAATTGATAAGGTTTATTTTATCAATGAATGA
- a CDS encoding recombinase family protein: MIKHVGILLRISRESTENADTLLSHRTIAERYMKEHGYTYQIYEEVKSGASNIANRTALLEMLADVEADKLDAVFVVSIDRISRDTLYAQMVAKVIADADIPVITPEKTYDLNSDDRLLFDIQNVVSSQELRLITKRQRSGKREHIARGQWAQGVAPFGYKRNEDNTSPNYKHLEINPTEADVVRMIFTYAIAGNGIPTIIDKLAGYTTRSYTTSKGKYHTGKPFSISMVNTILKNRVYVGEVQMQIKDKRKNVVDVISTVNAHEAIIDTDTFEKAQEAVAGRLSGGAEGLVKRNRSRGECLSILKDLVYCNRCGSKMGFRKDSKQQDVVYLKACPCGNKGATESRLLEEFYNQFEFTERYFTEQWEKALATPMEDSKEVLQKQLKQLQEQQDKLNRKLTKIRSAYLDEVFTKEEYLADKTATEEELMLLKRSTSDLERQLVNLDTKDVAEGYAEKLKLIHKVKEMVKDNPSLTDEVTTRANTIEANRMLKVLIDKIYYQKHDEKIIGSDAMGNPEVDYNIIEVTIAPK; the protein is encoded by the coding sequence ATGATAAAGCACGTAGGAATCTTATTGAGGATTAGTCGAGAGAGTACAGAAAACGCTGATACATTGCTTTCACATAGAACCATAGCCGAACGGTATATGAAGGAACATGGCTATACCTATCAAATATATGAAGAAGTTAAATCAGGTGCTTCTAATATTGCTAACCGTACCGCCTTATTAGAAATGTTAGCAGATGTTGAAGCTGATAAATTAGATGCAGTGTTTGTCGTAAGTATTGACCGTATCAGTAGGGATACACTATATGCACAAATGGTAGCTAAAGTTATTGCTGATGCTGATATACCTGTTATAACGCCTGAAAAGACGTATGATTTAAATAGTGACGATAGGTTGTTATTTGATATTCAGAACGTTGTATCTAGCCAAGAATTAAGGCTAATCACTAAACGTCAAAGGTCTGGTAAACGGGAACATATAGCTAGAGGTCAGTGGGCACAAGGTGTAGCCCCCTTTGGTTATAAAAGAAATGAAGATAATACTAGCCCTAACTATAAACACCTTGAAATTAACCCTACTGAAGCTGATGTAGTACGGATGATATTTACTTATGCAATTGCAGGAAATGGTATTCCTACGATTATAGATAAGTTAGCGGGCTACACTACAAGAAGTTACACAACCAGTAAGGGAAAATATCATACAGGCAAACCTTTTAGTATTAGTATGGTCAATACGATTCTGAAGAATAGGGTTTATGTAGGTGAAGTTCAGATGCAAATTAAGGATAAACGGAAGAATGTTGTAGATGTTATTTCTACAGTTAATGCACATGAAGCAATAATTGATACAGATACCTTCGAGAAGGCACAGGAAGCAGTAGCTGGACGTTTATCGGGTGGTGCTGAAGGTTTGGTTAAGCGTAACCGTAGTAGAGGTGAATGCCTATCTATATTGAAGGATTTAGTGTATTGCAATAGATGTGGTAGCAAGATGGGATTCAGGAAAGATTCTAAACAGCAGGATGTTGTATATCTAAAAGCTTGCCCATGTGGTAATAAAGGTGCAACAGAATCCCGACTATTAGAAGAGTTCTATAATCAGTTTGAATTCACAGAAAGATACTTTACGGAACAATGGGAAAAGGCTTTAGCAACACCTATGGAAGATTCTAAGGAAGTACTACAAAAGCAATTGAAGCAACTACAGGAACAACAGGACAAACTAAACAGGAAACTAACTAAGATACGTTCCGCTTACCTTGATGAAGTTTTTACAAAAGAAGAATATTTAGCTGATAAAACGGCTACTGAAGAAGAACTGATGTTGCTGAAGAGGTCTACAAGCGATTTAGAAAGGCAATTGGTTAACCTAGATACTAAAGATGTTGCCGAAGGCTATGCAGAGAAGCTGAAGTTAATCCATAAGGTTAAGGAAATGGTTAAAGATAACCCTAGTTTAACGGATGAAGTAACAACACGTGCTAATACAATAGAAGCTAACCGAATGCTTAAAGTTCTGATTGATAAGATTTACTACCAGAAACATGATGAAAAGATTATAGGTTCTGATGCAATGGGTAATCCAGAAGTTGACTACAATATAATAGAAGTAACAATTGCACCTAAATAA
- a CDS encoding PhoH family protein, which produces MADDVKVIKLEIESPNEAIALLGNGDSNVKVLEEELGISVITRGEAVSVAGDIERVTMGEEILKALLTVVRKGIAISSRDVLYAIELARKGTLEYFGELYDEEIAKTAKGKSIKVKTIGQRYYIQAIKKQDLVFGIGPAGTGKTYLAVVMAINALKNGHVKRIILTRPAVEAGESLGFLPGDLKEKVDPYLRPLYDALHDLLGMEQTQRMIERGTIEIAPLAYMRGRTLEDAFVILDEAQNTTEAQMKMFLTRLGFGSKMVITGDRTQIDLPKGMKSGLVRVEEILKNVKGLSFVYFEQSDVVRHPLVAKIITAYEQAKS; this is translated from the coding sequence ATGGCAGATGATGTGAAAGTAATTAAGCTGGAAATAGAATCACCTAATGAAGCGATCGCTTTATTGGGCAATGGAGATTCAAATGTAAAAGTGCTCGAAGAGGAGCTAGGCATTTCCGTCATAACCCGAGGTGAAGCGGTGAGTGTTGCCGGTGATATCGAGCGGGTAACGATGGGGGAGGAAATCCTCAAGGCATTATTGACAGTGGTCAGAAAAGGAATTGCAATCAGTTCCAGAGATGTGCTTTATGCAATTGAATTGGCAAGAAAAGGCACATTGGAGTATTTCGGTGAATTATATGATGAGGAAATCGCAAAAACGGCTAAGGGGAAATCCATTAAAGTCAAAACAATCGGGCAGAGATACTATATCCAGGCAATAAAGAAACAGGACCTTGTATTTGGAATTGGGCCTGCCGGAACCGGGAAGACCTATCTTGCTGTAGTGATGGCCATCAATGCGTTGAAAAATGGACATGTTAAACGGATTATCCTGACACGGCCTGCGGTCGAAGCAGGGGAAAGCCTTGGTTTTCTGCCTGGTGATTTGAAGGAAAAGGTAGATCCATATCTACGTCCGCTGTATGACGCTCTCCATGACCTTCTAGGGATGGAACAGACACAAAGGATGATAGAACGTGGAACGATCGAAATAGCTCCTCTGGCTTATATGAGGGGCCGTACGCTTGAAGATGCCTTTGTCATATTGGATGAAGCCCAGAATACGACGGAAGCGCAAATGAAGATGTTCTTGACCAGGCTTGGTTTCGGATCGAAAATGGTCATTACGGGAGATCGGACCCAAATTGACCTTCCAAAAGGCATGAAGTCAGGTCTTGTCAGGGTAGAAGAGATCTTGAAGAATGTTAAAGGTCTATCCTTTGTTTATTTTGAACAAAGTGATGTTGTAAGACATCCGCTTGTCGCCAAAATCATTACTGCTTACGAGCAGGCGAAGTCATAA